A genomic window from Helicobacter sp. MIT 21-1697 includes:
- a CDS encoding FAD-binding and (Fe-S)-binding domain-containing protein, with protein sequence MQSHTQTPDFTGFIAQAQIIFKNRIYTDYLRRFAYGTDASCYRYVPRVVIWAFDESEIIKLFALSKKYNAPLTFRAAGTSLSGQACSDSVLVLANARWQNISIQDNASSIVCDCGVIGSEANEALKPFGKKIGPDPATINNAMIGGIFSNNSSGMCCGVKQNSYNTIKSVRIILHDGSVLDTSERAKQNENIQSFLAHHKDKADALLALRDEILASQELTKLIRRKFAIKNTTGYSINTLLDFSDIKDILNHIFIGAEGTLGFVSQVEYECVSDYAFKACALLFYENLTLAAKAVQILASNEDIVSAAELMDYACLKSAQHLGDIDERILSVKKGQCALLVQLEDTTQKALESKIATISQALTKAPSLFGENFSSNEKEMASWWKIRKGLLPLSASLRPSGSIVITEDICFEIESFAQGIEEITRLFAKFDFTGIIFGHALSGNVHFIITPNLNDKDESARFGAFMEAMVDSVLSLGGSTKAEHGTGRMIAPFVEKEWGKQAYNINQKIKSIFDPHHLINPDVIISNDTQIHLKNLKHSSEVEDFINQCMECGFCEKVCPSKELTLTPRQRIAVRKEIKRLEDLQDKNAEEEQQLKELKDGYVYFGIDTCATCSMCASLCPLEIDTAKIALTLKPALTSTTAQFIASNVGKHFSSTLKLAKGGVKFVNLNSYFFGTNTISKWSKATRNLLGTPYIPTSMSRANEKVFKDSMPKIQSNKKVIYFSTCINRVFAPSMKALDKRPLQEVFESLCKKAGICVIYPHNLENLCCGKAFKDYPKTSEQKAQELYEALRKMKENEENIEVVCDHSACSYELMHTIKHKLDLQNLNDIKIFDMPQYIANVLLERLHITPLDEDIALYAMCATKKGGWESALDYIASSCTNGKVIKHTKTQCCGFAGNKGFICPELNESALREFGEFYAQKRQGDKHLKRGFASSSTCEIGLNDKTNIIWQNLLYLVDEVSEAL encoded by the coding sequence ATGCAATCTCACACGCAAACACCCGACTTTACAGGGTTTATCGCACAGGCACAAATCATCTTTAAAAATAGAATCTACACAGATTATTTACGCCGATTTGCCTATGGCACAGATGCTTCTTGCTATCGTTATGTGCCGCGTGTGGTGATTTGGGCATTTGATGAAAGTGAGATTATAAAACTTTTTGCTTTGAGCAAAAAATACAATGCCCCGCTTACATTTCGTGCGGCAGGGACAAGTTTGAGCGGACAAGCGTGTAGCGATAGTGTGCTTGTGCTTGCAAATGCAAGGTGGCAAAACATATCCATACAAGATAATGCTTCAAGTATTGTATGTGATTGCGGGGTGATAGGGAGCGAGGCAAATGAAGCATTAAAGCCCTTTGGTAAAAAAATTGGACCAGACCCAGCAACGATTAATAACGCTATGATTGGTGGTATCTTCTCAAATAATTCAAGTGGTATGTGCTGTGGCGTAAAACAAAATAGCTACAATACTATTAAATCTGTGCGCATAATACTCCACGATGGCTCTGTGCTTGACACAAGTGAAAGGGCAAAGCAAAATGAGAATATACAATCTTTTTTAGCTCACCATAAAGACAAGGCAGACGCACTTTTAGCATTGCGTGATGAGATTTTGGCTTCTCAAGAGCTGACCAAACTTATCCGCCGCAAATTTGCTATCAAAAATACGACCGGTTATAGTATCAATACTTTACTTGATTTTAGCGATATAAAAGATATTTTAAATCATATTTTTATCGGTGCAGAGGGGACTTTGGGCTTTGTCTCTCAAGTGGAATACGAATGCGTAAGTGATTATGCCTTTAAAGCGTGTGCATTGCTTTTTTATGAGAATCTCACACTTGCAGCAAAGGCAGTGCAGATTCTAGCAAGCAATGAAGATATTGTCTCTGCTGCTGAACTAATGGATTATGCGTGTTTGAAATCAGCACAACATTTAGGGGATATAGACGAGCGCATTTTAAGTGTAAAAAAGGGGCAATGCGCACTCCTTGTGCAATTAGAAGATACCACACAAAAGGCTTTAGAATCTAAAATAGCTACCATTTCGCAAGCCCTCACAAAAGCACCAAGTTTGTTTGGCGAAAACTTTAGCTCAAATGAAAAAGAAATGGCTTCGTGGTGGAAGATTCGCAAAGGACTTTTGCCACTTTCTGCATCTTTGCGTCCTAGCGGAAGTATCGTTATTACAGAGGATATTTGCTTTGAGATAGAATCTTTTGCGCAAGGCATTGAGGAAATCACGCGGCTTTTTGCCAAGTTTGACTTTACAGGTATCATCTTTGGACACGCGCTCTCTGGTAATGTCCATTTTATTATCACACCAAATTTAAATGATAAAGATGAAAGTGCGCGTTTTGGTGCATTTATGGAAGCTATGGTAGATTCTGTTCTTTCGCTTGGAGGTAGCACAAAGGCAGAGCACGGCACAGGGCGTATGATTGCGCCATTTGTGGAGAAAGAATGGGGCAAACAAGCATATAATATTAATCAAAAAATCAAATCAATTTTTGACCCGCATCATCTCATCAATCCCGATGTTATCATCTCAAATGATACACAGATTCATTTAAAGAACCTCAAACATTCAAGCGAAGTAGAAGATTTTATCAATCAATGTATGGAATGCGGATTCTGCGAAAAGGTTTGTCCAAGCAAAGAACTTACCCTTACCCCTAGACAACGCATTGCTGTGCGCAAGGAAATAAAAAGGCTTGAGGATTTACAAGACAAAAATGCAGAGGAAGAGCAGCAGCTCAAAGAACTCAAAGATGGTTATGTTTATTTTGGCATAGATACTTGCGCTACTTGCTCAATGTGCGCGAGTCTTTGTCCGCTAGAGATTGATACTGCCAAAATCGCGCTTACACTTAAACCCGCACTCACCTCTACTACTGCACAATTTATCGCTTCAAATGTAGGCAAACATTTTAGCAGCACTCTTAAACTCGCTAAAGGGGGAGTGAAATTTGTGAATCTCAACTCTTATTTTTTTGGCACAAACACCATAAGCAAATGGAGCAAAGCAACAAGAAACCTCTTAGGCACGCCTTATATTCCTACAAGTATGTCACGCGCAAATGAAAAAGTATTTAAAGATTCTATGCCAAAAATACAAAGTAATAAAAAAGTCATATATTTTAGCACCTGCATAAATCGTGTTTTTGCACCCTCAATGAAAGCATTAGATAAGCGCCCTTTACAAGAAGTCTTTGAATCTTTGTGCAAAAAAGCGGGCATATGCGTCATTTATCCACATAACCTTGAGAATCTCTGCTGTGGCAAAGCTTTCAAAGATTATCCAAAAACTTCAGAGCAAAAGGCACAAGAGCTTTATGAGGCTCTAAGGAAAATGAAAGAAAACGAAGAAAATATAGAAGTTGTATGCGACCATAGCGCGTGCAGTTATGAGCTTATGCACACAATCAAACACAAACTAGATTTGCAAAATCTAAATGATATAAAAATTTTTGATATGCCCCAATATATTGCAAATGTGCTCTTAGAACGATTGCATATTACCCCCTTAGATGAGGATATTGCACTCTATGCAATGTGTGCTACTAAAAAAGGTGGTTGGGAGAGTGCGCTTGATTACATAGCCAGCTCTTGCACAAATGGGAAAGTGATAAAGCACACCAAAACTCAATGCTGTGGGTTTGCTGGAAACAAAGGCTTTATATGCCCAGAACTCAATGAGAGTGCATTAAGAGAATTTGGTGAATTTTATGCTCAAAAAAGACAAGGAGATAAACACCTAAAGCGAGGATTCGCAAGTTCTAGCACTTGTGAGATTGGCTTAAATGATAAAACAAATATTATATGGCAGAATCTGCTTTATCTTGTTGATGAAGTCAGTGAGGCTTTATAA
- a CDS encoding META domain-containing protein encodes MKLKYCYFVGILGALVIGCGNAQDMQRDILGKWTLNALNDGYKQIDIRLGERNAFVSFEVDKSFYGNAGCNNFFGNYEIKANNTLAINNGAGMTRMMCAPESMEIEDTLMHILGDGNSSAHISGNTLTLQKGHIKAILNKQ; translated from the coding sequence ATGAAGCTCAAATATTGTTATTTCGTGGGCATATTGGGAGCATTGGTAATAGGCTGTGGAAATGCACAAGATATGCAAAGAGATATTTTGGGCAAATGGACACTCAATGCATTAAATGATGGATACAAACAAATTGATATAAGACTTGGTGAGCGTAACGCATTTGTAAGCTTTGAAGTAGATAAAAGCTTTTATGGCAATGCTGGGTGTAATAATTTCTTTGGCAATTATGAAATCAAGGCAAACAACACACTTGCCATTAATAATGGTGCAGGTATGACGCGTATGATGTGCGCACCAGAGAGTATGGAAATTGAAGATACGCTTATGCACATTCTTGGCGATGGCAATAGCTCTGCTCATATAAGTGGTAATACGCTTACTTTGCAAAAAGGACATATCAAGGCGATACTAAACAAACAATAA
- the dnaE gene encoding DNA polymerase III subunit alpha, which yields MSFTHLHLHTEYSLLDGANKIKFLAKRIRELGMESVAITDHGNMFGALDFYVSMKEEGLNPIIGMEAYLHNGDTLNDKSIKQRFHLCLFAKNEVGYKNLMYLSSQSFIEGFYYYPRLNKALLRERSEGLICSSACLQGEINWQLNVGNPRNVRFGVKGYDVAKEVALEYKDIFGEDFYLELMRHGINDQLFIDEQILKLGRELDIKVIATNDTHYSLQEDASAQEVAMCVAMGKTLNDKDRLKHSVKEFYVKSPQEMQKLFCDVPEVLENTQEIAQKCQLNLDLKNIEIKNKHTGEILLKNTPATPPTFKHTQNYAQKENLPQILNCPLESIDDAVYFAFKCRQGLEERLKHIPIESHHLYKERLEKEIEVINSMKFPGYMLIVWDFVNFAKQNHIPVGPGRGSAAGSLVAYSLKITNIDPLKYDLLFERFLNPERVSMPDIDMDFCQRRRGEMIEYVANTYGKFNVAQVITFGSLLPKGVIRDVARVLNMPYNDADAFAKLIPAELHITLTKHIGKDGKEKDGAWEKEPKIRELVETNPLAKQVWDYALLLEGLKRNAGTHAAAIVIDSQEELWHKVPLYTNEKMNGVATQYSMGWLEAVDLIKFDFLGLKTLTVIDDAIKLIKKRYGADIDLSTMEMEDSKVYETIQSGSTLGLFQIESEGMQAIAKRLKPSNFEDVVAMISLYRPGPMDLIDDFVARKHGLVKIEYLIDALEPILKPTYGVIVYQEQVMQIVQTIGGFSLGGADLVRRAMGKKKLDEMLRLKKEFADGAEKQGYNRNKAEDLWELIVKFAGYGFNKSHAAAYGMITYQTAYLKTYYEHEFMAAMLTSETSKVESVAKYIDEVKSLGIEIVPPHVNISENNFGVGEFDGVKKIIFGLSAIKGLGDAPIENIIEEREKNGAYKSLEDFIARVDFSKLTKRSLEPLIKSGGLDNLGYSRKSMLEYIDMLCDKGREKSKAQEMIHNSLFGEDEVEINIYLPITHKGEYDIRTLLDYEYECMGIYVSGHPLDNFKDNLKNIKGIVKSIELEQLQLNSTCMLVGKILSIKRKISKKSGKPFGNIEFLDYGGKLEIMVFEKHLDILENFNTDMPLALKCKIEEREESFSLRILKILSLEEAAKEKIEPAIKNIAQEDETTKVIPLDMNPSEIDICTPLCVVVDSSCIQNGILDKLKAYSQELKGERELRVRIKNDILGYTFVSHLKVHSHIKEVFKELQWQE from the coding sequence ATGAGTTTTACACATCTTCATCTTCACACTGAATACTCCTTGCTTGATGGGGCAAATAAAATCAAATTTCTAGCTAAACGCATACGCGAATTAGGTATGGAATCTGTTGCAATTACTGACCACGGCAATATGTTTGGAGCACTTGATTTTTATGTGAGTATGAAAGAAGAGGGGCTTAATCCTATCATCGGTATGGAAGCTTATCTACATAATGGCGATACACTCAATGATAAAAGCATCAAGCAACGTTTTCACCTCTGTCTCTTTGCCAAAAACGAAGTGGGCTATAAAAATCTAATGTATCTCTCCTCGCAATCTTTTATTGAGGGATTTTATTACTATCCTCGTCTTAACAAAGCTTTGTTAAGAGAGAGGAGCGAGGGGCTTATTTGTTCTTCAGCCTGTCTGCAGGGCGAAATAAATTGGCAGCTCAATGTGGGCAATCCTCGCAATGTGCGATTTGGAGTAAAAGGCTATGATGTGGCTAAAGAAGTGGCACTAGAATATAAAGATATTTTCGGCGAAGATTTTTACCTTGAGCTTATGCGACACGGCATCAATGACCAACTTTTTATTGATGAGCAGATTCTCAAACTTGGCAGGGAACTTGATATTAAAGTAATTGCGACAAATGACACACATTATTCCTTGCAAGAAGATGCGAGCGCACAAGAAGTAGCAATGTGCGTGGCAATGGGTAAAACATTGAACGACAAAGATAGATTAAAGCATTCAGTCAAGGAGTTTTATGTCAAATCTCCGCAGGAAATGCAAAAGCTTTTTTGTGATGTGCCTGAAGTGCTAGAAAATACGCAAGAAATTGCACAAAAATGCCAGCTTAACTTGGATTTAAAAAATATTGAGATTAAAAACAAACACACAGGCGAAATACTCTTAAAAAATACTCCTGCCACGCCGCCTACATTTAAACATACTCAAAATTACGCACAAAAAGAGAATCTGCCACAGATTTTAAATTGTCCTTTAGAATCTATTGATGATGCAGTATATTTTGCTTTCAAATGTCGTCAAGGATTGGAGGAGCGTTTAAAACATATTCCGATAGAATCTCATCATCTCTACAAAGAGCGTTTAGAAAAAGAAATAGAAGTGATTAACTCAATGAAATTTCCCGGTTATATGCTCATTGTGTGGGATTTTGTCAATTTTGCAAAACAAAATCATATCCCTGTTGGACCCGGACGTGGTTCTGCAGCAGGAAGCCTTGTGGCATATTCGCTTAAGATTACAAATATTGACCCACTGAAATACGATTTACTTTTTGAGCGCTTTTTGAATCCTGAGCGAGTGAGTATGCCCGATATTGATATGGACTTTTGCCAACGCAGACGCGGCGAGATGATAGAATATGTAGCAAATACTTATGGCAAGTTTAATGTCGCGCAAGTTATTACCTTTGGTTCGCTCCTTCCAAAAGGTGTGATACGAGATGTCGCCCGCGTGCTTAATATGCCCTATAATGATGCTGATGCTTTCGCAAAGCTCATTCCAGCAGAACTTCATATCACGCTTACAAAGCATATAGGCAAAGATGGAAAAGAAAAAGATGGAGCGTGGGAAAAAGAACCAAAGATTCGCGAACTCGTAGAAACAAATCCTCTTGCAAAACAAGTATGGGATTATGCTCTATTGCTTGAGGGATTAAAACGCAATGCTGGCACACACGCTGCTGCGATTGTGATAGATTCTCAAGAAGAACTATGGCACAAAGTCCCTCTTTATACGAACGAAAAAATGAATGGTGTCGCTACGCAGTATTCTATGGGTTGGCTTGAAGCTGTGGATTTAATTAAATTTGACTTTTTGGGACTTAAAACACTCACGGTGATTGATGATGCAATCAAGCTTATTAAAAAGCGGTATGGCGCAGATATTGATTTGAGCACGATGGAAATGGAAGATTCTAAAGTCTATGAAACGATACAGAGTGGCAGCACACTAGGGCTATTCCAAATAGAATCTGAAGGTATGCAGGCAATAGCAAAAAGGCTCAAACCAAGCAATTTTGAAGATGTTGTGGCAATGATTTCTCTGTATCGTCCCGGACCTATGGACCTTATTGATGATTTTGTCGCGCGTAAGCACGGATTAGTAAAAATTGAATATCTCATAGACGCACTAGAGCCGATTCTAAAGCCCACTTATGGTGTTATTGTCTATCAAGAACAAGTAATGCAAATTGTGCAAACTATTGGTGGATTCTCCCTTGGAGGTGCAGATTTGGTGCGCCGTGCTATGGGAAAAAAGAAGCTTGATGAAATGTTACGATTAAAAAAAGAATTTGCTGATGGCGCAGAGAAACAAGGTTATAATCGCAACAAAGCAGAGGATTTATGGGAACTTATTGTGAAATTTGCAGGATATGGATTCAACAAATCTCACGCTGCAGCTTATGGAATGATTACCTATCAAACTGCATATTTAAAAACATATTATGAGCACGAATTTATGGCAGCTATGCTTACAAGCGAAACTTCAAAAGTAGAATCTGTGGCAAAATATATTGATGAAGTGAAATCACTTGGCATTGAAATTGTCCCTCCACACGTGAATATTTCTGAAAATAATTTTGGTGTAGGCGAATTTGATGGAGTGAAAAAAATTATTTTTGGACTAAGCGCCATTAAGGGCTTAGGCGATGCGCCTATTGAAAATATCATAGAAGAGCGTGAAAAAAATGGTGCGTATAAGAGCTTGGAAGATTTTATCGCAAGAGTAGATTTTTCTAAACTCACTAAACGCTCTTTAGAGCCGCTTATTAAATCCGGAGGGCTAGATAATCTAGGATATTCACGCAAAAGTATGCTTGAGTATATAGATATGCTCTGTGATAAAGGGCGAGAAAAAAGCAAAGCTCAAGAGATGATACATAACTCACTTTTTGGTGAAGATGAAGTAGAGATTAATATATATTTACCTATCACACATAAGGGCGAATACGACATACGCACTTTGCTTGATTATGAGTATGAATGTATGGGCATTTATGTGTCTGGACACCCGCTTGATAACTTTAAAGACAATCTCAAAAACATTAAGGGTATAGTCAAAAGCATTGAATTAGAGCAGTTGCAGCTTAATTCTACCTGTATGCTTGTAGGGAAGATACTCTCCATTAAACGGAAGATAAGCAAAAAAAGTGGCAAACCTTTTGGGAACATTGAGTTTTTAGATTATGGCGGGAAGCTTGAAATAATGGTATTTGAGAAACACCTTGATATACTTGAAAACTTTAATACCGATATGCCTTTGGCGCTCAAATGTAAAATAGAGGAGCGAGAGGAAAGCTTTAGTCTGCGTATTTTAAAGATTCTTAGCCTTGAAGAGGCTGCAAAAGAAAAAATAGAACCCGCAATAAAAAATATTGCACAAGAAGATGAAACTACAAAGGTTATCCCACTTGATATGAATCCTAGCGAAATTGATATTTGCACGCCTTTGTGTGTAGTTGTTGATTCTTCTTGTATTCAAAATGGTATTTTAGATAAACTCAAGGCTTATTCACAAGAACTTAAGGGTGAGCGTGAGCTACGAGTGCGCATCAAAAATGATATATTAGGCTATACTTTTGTCAGCCATTTAAAAGTGCATTCGCATATTAAAGAAGTATTTAAAGAATTACAATGGCAGGAATAG
- the nusA gene encoding transcription termination factor NusA produces MEKILDIIDLIAYDKGLESQAVLEIVKEGLIKIAKEEINPHYDYFVEQDTKERTLKLFYRMKVCADEQELNEENLGIFLPLSQAKELGDVSIGDEVDCELQLDAMSRGAINKLFLNLEYNLQRSIENQILQNFRAMVGKIVNGQVVGIDDSGNTFIEIESIRAILPQKNRIKGENFKVGDCVRAILKFVGINRNGLQVELSRTTPKFLEELLAMEVPEIKDNEVIIHKSARIPGDRAKIAVYSNSARIDPIGCCVGVKGVRINTVSKELANENIDCVEYHSTLEIFVAKALTPAQVLSVKIEEAQEGERKRAIVQIKNEQKSKAIGKNGVNIRLASMLCECDIELQEITESKPIENEATPAEKTGIDALSSLFKS; encoded by the coding sequence ATGGAAAAGATTTTAGATATTATTGATTTAATTGCTTATGATAAAGGCTTAGAATCACAAGCAGTGCTAGAAATCGTCAAAGAAGGCTTAATTAAAATTGCCAAAGAAGAGATCAATCCGCATTATGATTATTTTGTTGAGCAAGATACTAAAGAGCGCACTCTCAAGCTTTTTTATCGTATGAAAGTATGTGCAGATGAGCAAGAATTAAATGAGGAAAATCTAGGGATATTCCTCCCCCTCTCTCAAGCCAAAGAACTTGGTGATGTAAGCATAGGCGATGAAGTGGATTGTGAATTACAATTAGATGCAATGAGCAGGGGAGCGATTAATAAACTTTTTTTAAATCTTGAATATAATTTGCAACGTTCTATTGAGAATCAAATCTTACAAAATTTCCGTGCAATGGTAGGAAAAATCGTCAATGGACAAGTTGTAGGCATAGATGATAGTGGCAATACCTTTATAGAAATTGAAAGTATCCGCGCAATATTACCCCAAAAAAATCGCATTAAAGGCGAAAATTTCAAAGTCGGCGATTGTGTGCGAGCAATTTTAAAATTTGTAGGCATTAATCGCAATGGATTGCAAGTGGAACTCTCTCGCACAACACCTAAATTCCTAGAGGAACTCCTTGCGATGGAAGTGCCAGAGATAAAAGATAATGAAGTCATTATTCATAAAAGTGCGCGAATCCCCGGTGATAGAGCAAAGATTGCAGTATATTCAAATAGTGCGCGTATTGACCCTATTGGCTGTTGTGTCGGTGTAAAAGGAGTGCGAATCAATACGGTAAGCAAGGAGCTAGCGAATGAAAATATTGACTGCGTAGAATATCATAGCACACTTGAAATTTTTGTTGCTAAAGCTCTGACACCTGCACAGGTGCTAAGCGTTAAGATTGAAGAAGCACAAGAGGGCGAACGCAAAAGGGCAATTGTGCAAATCAAAAATGAGCAAAAAAGCAAAGCTATTGGCAAAAATGGCGTGAATATCCGCCTTGCAAGTATGTTATGCGAATGTGATATTGAACTTCAAGAAATTACAGAATCTAAACCAATTGAAAATGAGGCTACACCTGCAGAAAAAACAGGTATAGATGCGCTTAGCTCACTTTTTAAATCTTAA
- a CDS encoding HP0268 family nuclease, whose translation MELKLAKNTLAQANTKSKANVVKISYEDMLKKCAQGEHIFYFDKENSHKEMQKVCASLQKAGYNTYLNEVRYGLDEASYIYELHII comes from the coding sequence ATGGAACTTAAACTTGCTAAAAACACACTTGCTCAAGCGAATACCAAAAGTAAAGCTAATGTAGTAAAAATAAGCTATGAAGATATGCTCAAAAAGTGCGCACAGGGGGAACATATTTTCTATTTTGATAAAGAAAATTCACACAAGGAAATGCAAAAAGTATGCGCCTCTTTGCAGAAAGCGGGCTATAATACATATCTTAATGAAGTGCGTTATGGTCTTGATGAGGCAAGTTATATTTATGAACTTCATATTATTTAA
- the miaB gene encoding tRNA (N6-isopentenyl adenosine(37)-C2)-methylthiotransferase MiaB, with amino-acid sequence MKLFIQTLGCAMNERDSAHMIAELRDKKHYTLTDNAKEADLILINTCSVREKPEKKLFSEIGAFAKEKKAGAKIGVCGCTASHLGEEIIKKAPSVDFVLGARNVSKITQVLERPKAVEVDIDYDDSTYVFASPQSMGIKAHLNISIGCDKKCSYCIVPFTRGKEISVPKDLLISEAKKCVASGVKELLLLGQNVNNYGVRFSHPHPKTNFTQLLRALSEIDGLYRIRFTSPHPLHMDDAFLEEFASNPVIAKGIHIPLQSGSSRILKMMRRGYDRQWYLDRIAKLKSLVPNVGIGTDIIVGFPTESEQDFEDTMEMLSLVEFDTLYSFVYSPRPHTSAFEYDKSMLVSPEVAKERLTRLQKLHKEILHKKAQLEIGRTHNVLIENHCDSKEQCWSEGRSSSNKLIKILDKKCEIGSIIKVEITHNEGGALMGRFINELNLSQALSSRDYSLQNLTHLKEDTLC; translated from the coding sequence ATGAAGCTTTTTATACAAACATTAGGCTGTGCTATGAATGAGCGTGATTCTGCGCATATGATTGCTGAATTGCGCGATAAGAAGCATTACACTCTTACAGATAATGCTAAAGAGGCAGATTTAATTCTTATCAATACTTGTTCTGTGCGTGAAAAGCCTGAAAAAAAGCTTTTTTCTGAAATCGGAGCATTTGCCAAAGAAAAAAAAGCAGGAGCAAAAATTGGTGTTTGTGGTTGCACAGCAAGTCATTTGGGTGAGGAAATTATCAAAAAAGCTCCAAGTGTAGATTTTGTGCTAGGAGCTAGAAATGTATCAAAAATCACACAGGTGCTTGAGCGTCCTAAAGCGGTTGAGGTAGATATTGATTATGATGATAGCACTTATGTATTTGCTTCGCCACAAAGTATGGGCATTAAAGCACATCTTAATATTTCCATAGGTTGTGATAAAAAATGCAGTTATTGCATTGTGCCTTTTACGCGTGGCAAAGAGATTTCTGTCCCTAAGGATTTGCTTATATCTGAAGCAAAAAAATGTGTGGCAAGTGGGGTGAAAGAATTGCTCCTACTAGGACAAAATGTCAATAATTATGGCGTGAGATTCTCTCACCCTCACCCAAAAACAAATTTTACGCAACTTTTACGCGCTTTAAGTGAGATTGATGGCTTATATAGAATCCGCTTTACCTCTCCTCACCCTTTGCATATGGACGATGCATTTTTAGAGGAATTTGCAAGTAATCCTGTAATCGCTAAGGGCATACACATTCCTTTGCAAAGCGGCTCAAGTAGGATTCTCAAAATGATGAGGCGGGGCTATGATAGGCAATGGTATCTTGATAGAATCGCTAAACTCAAGTCCCTTGTCCCAAATGTCGGCATTGGCACAGATATTATTGTAGGATTCCCTACCGAATCCGAGCAAGACTTTGAGGATACGATGGAAATGCTTTCTCTTGTGGAATTTGATACGCTTTATAGCTTTGTATATTCACCTCGTCCGCACACAAGTGCGTTTGAATATGATAAAAGTATGCTTGTATCTCCTGAAGTGGCAAAAGAGCGTTTAACGCGATTACAGAAACTTCATAAGGAGATTCTGCATAAAAAAGCGCAGCTTGAAATCGGACGCACACATAATGTGTTGATTGAGAATCATTGCGATAGCAAGGAGCAGTGTTGGAGTGAAGGGCGCAGTAGTAGTAATAAATTGATTAAAATCTTGGACAAGAAATGCGAGATTGGCTCTATCATAAAAGTAGAAATAACGCACAATGAAGGTGGTGCGCTTATGGGGAGATTTATAAATGAATTAAACCTTAGTCAAGCGCTTTCTTCTAGGGATTATTCTTTACAAAATCTCACACACCTGAAAGAAGATACCTTATGCTAA
- a CDS encoding lysophospholipid acyltransferase family protein — protein MLSREKKRQILAKIAPPLMYAVLRILYALTRHRFHINEHAKKHNFIGAFWHGELLMLPFLYKRFQKLVSKERDKGFYIVQSHHFDAELMVRVIALFNLKSLRGSSSKGGLRVLMEALKLLKGGCDIGLSLDGPKGPYHSISDGVVVMSQKTGRYIIPIRVVYSRYWELKTWDKFRIPKPFSRIDYHMLDGFVVDKNMHLEDAKQIVRLHLEKEL, from the coding sequence ATGCTAAGTCGTGAGAAAAAACGTCAGATACTTGCTAAAATCGCTCCACCTCTTATGTATGCTGTATTACGCATTTTATATGCTCTTACGCGACATAGATTCCATATCAATGAACACGCAAAAAAGCATAATTTTATCGGTGCATTTTGGCACGGAGAACTTCTTATGTTACCTTTTTTATATAAGAGATTCCAAAAGCTCGTGAGTAAGGAGCGCGATAAAGGTTTTTATATTGTTCAATCTCATCATTTTGATGCTGAACTTATGGTTCGTGTTATTGCTCTTTTTAACTTAAAATCTCTACGCGGCTCATCTTCAAAAGGTGGTTTGCGTGTGCTAATGGAAGCCTTGAAGTTGCTTAAAGGAGGCTGCGATATAGGATTATCTCTTGATGGACCAAAAGGACCTTATCATTCCATATCTGATGGCGTAGTGGTGATGAGTCAAAAAACTGGGCGTTATATTATCCCCATACGCGTGGTGTATAGTCGTTATTGGGAGCTAAAAACTTGGGATAAATTTCGTATTCCTAAGCCATTTTCACGGATTGATTACCATATGCTTGATGGTTTTGTAGTTGATAAAAATATGCATCTTGAAGATGCAAAACAAATAGTGCGCTTACATTTAGAAAAGGAACTCTAA